GTTCGGCCGCTTGTTGCGGAAGAGCTTCGAGAGCAGCGGGGTCGACCTCCGCTACCTGATGGAAGGCGATGAACCGACCGCTCTCTCGTTCATCCACCTCGGCGGTGCGGAACCGGAGTTCTCGTTTTACGGGACCAAGACAGCCGACTGTATGCTCACCACCTTCCCCACCCCTCTTCCGAGCGAGGTGCGGGCAATCCACGTCGGCTCACTTGCCATGGTGCGAGAACCGATTGGAACGGCCATTACCGCGTTTCTATCTCGGGAACATGGCAAGAGGATCATATCGTTTGACCCGAACGTCCGCCCGAACCAGATCAGCGATCGGGACGCGTATCTCGCCCGATTCAACCGGTGGTTGCAGCTAAGCGACATTGTCAAGGCGAGCAGATCCGACCTTGCCTATCTGTATCCCAACGAAGATGAGAAAGCCGTGACGGCGCGCTGGCTGGAAAGCGGGGTGCGGCTTGTGGTCATCACCCACGGCGCGACCGGAGCGACCGGATATGTCGGCCGCGAGGTGGTGAAGGTTGAAGGAGAGCGAATCACGGCGGTGGATACCGTCGGAGCCGGGGATGCGTTCACCTCCGGCCTCCTTGCCTGGCTGCACGAGCACAACCGCCTGTTACCTGAGCGCCTGACAGGCATCCCAACGGAGGAGCTTCACGCCGCACTCAAGTGGGCCAGCCGAGTGGCGGCGATCACCTGCGCCCGCCGCGGAGCCGATCCCCCTCACCGATCTGAGCTCATCTAATCGCACGAAAGCTTTTCTCATCGGCTCTTCTTTCCCCACCGCTCGCGGCCTACCGCTGCGCTTGTATGAGCCAGCTTCGCTTGCATCGGTTGAATGCCGCGCTACAATCATTCACGGCGATGAAGTCCGCCGGCAAGTGCTGCGTCAGCAGTTGATGACTTCTACCCAAACTTGTGCACAAAGGAGGGTAGAAATGATCTACGACTCGTCGCTTGCCGCCATGCGCCGGGATATCACGCGGAGCGATCTGCGGTTCAATCTTCTTCGCATCTGCGCCCGAGCCCCGCGGATGATCCATCAACTGATCCATGCCCCGGATTATCCCGGGATCGAGAAGACCTTGTTTTCCCTGCAATCGGAGATCAACGTGACGGTCGAGATCGGGGAGTGCCGCAATCGCGAGCTTCTGACGATCGTCGATCGGGTACAGGATCCATGGAACGCCAAGATGCAGACGAATCTGTCGCGCACAACGATCCTCCCGTTTCTGATCGCCCCGGAGTTCGCCTATGCCGAGCCAAAGGCGTACGAGGCCTACCTGCGGGCGTGGTTTGCGCTCCCGGCGGTGCAGGATGATCTGGGCGAAGGAGCTGAATTGCTGTTTGCGCTCTTTCTTGCATTTCCCGAGATTGCGCCGCGTGCAGTATATGTCGCCGCCCCGCGGGAAGAACTCCCGGACGAGCCGCTCGGAGACGACGGCGGAAAGCGCCTGTTCGGATGGTATAGGATCGCCGATCTTCCTGTTTCCCCCGCCCCGCGACCACTCGGGGCCTTACTGGGGGGAATCCACCGTCGCCCTCTTCCTGCCGGCGCTGCCCTATTGAAGAAAATCGGAATAGAACGGCACCTGCGTGGAATCTCGCGGTTCGTCCTTCCCCGCCGCTTTCGTCACCCGGCTGCGGCGATTCCCCAGGAGTTCGAGGTGGAACCGCTGCGCGGCCCGGAACTCCTCGATGGGAGGATAAGACCGATCCCGCTCGAGGCGGTCGCCTCAGTCGCGCACTAGCAACCGATCAAACCGCATCCCTCCGAACCGCCACAACGCCTCGCGCCAGGCGGCTGACTCCGCCGGAGTCACCGGCTCTGGGACGTCGTAGCGCTGCTTGCGCTGCAGCTCCTGCAGGCGATGGAGAAGGTCCTTCAGGCGACGGGCCTGCTCCTCGATGAGGTAGTCCCGTACCTCTCGATTCGCCTGTGCCAGCGTCAGCTTGAAGTGGGGGATGCACAGCCCGTCCGAATGGGAGAGTGCCTCGCGCCACTTTGGATCGGCCAGGGTGGTGGCGAGGAAGTAGGCGTACCGCTCCTCGGCCTGGTGGCGGTAGCGGCAGAGGGGACAGTCCTGTTCCGGCCTCGGGTGTGCGATTTCACCCAGGAATTCCCGCGTCACCGTCTCGTACAGCCGGGCGACTCCGCTCGGGGTGACGAGCTGACGGGATTCGGTCACCTGCTGGATCAGGGTTGCGTGTTCGGAGCATACCCCGCCTGCCGCCGCGAACTTGGCGTGGATCTCCGGGTCCCCGGTAAATTCGTACAGGAGCGTCCAAACCCAATGCTCCTCGCTCTCCCGCACCAACCTACACAGGGGGCATCCTTCCTGCTCCAATTTCTCCCGCAGGTGATAAGTGAACA
This sequence is a window from Candidatus Bipolaricaulota bacterium. Protein-coding genes within it:
- a CDS encoding carbohydrate kinase, with amino-acid sequence MILVIGEALIDFFPASCGKEEGYIPRPGGSPHNVAIGLGRLGVPVGFVGRLSRDWFGRLLRKSFESSGVDLRYLMEGDEPTALSFIHLGGAEPEFSFYGTKTADCMLTTFPTPLPSEVRAIHVGSLAMVREPIGTAITAFLSREHGKRIISFDPNVRPNQISDRDAYLARFNRWLQLSDIVKASRSDLAYLYPNEDEKAVTARWLESGVRLVVITHGATGATGYVGREVVKVEGERITAVDTVGAGDAFTSGLLAWLHEHNRLLPERLTGIPTEELHAALKWASRVAAITCARRGADPPHRSELI